One part of the Alligator mississippiensis isolate rAllMis1 chromosome 3, rAllMis1, whole genome shotgun sequence genome encodes these proteins:
- the TPMT gene encoding thiopurine S-methyltransferase encodes MASSTDLSRIKESSDTGKQQNRVVTEEEWLQKWEANNIGFHNEQGHPLLKKHLDLLLNGRSGLRIFFPLCGKAVEMKWLADMGHSVIGVEFSEQALKDFFVEQNLSYSEGSIPEISKAKVFKSTSGNISLYCCSIYDLSSKIAGKFDGIWDRGALVAINPCDRERYANLMLSLMDKNCSYLLATVSYDPNKYKGPPFYVPEHEIESLFGKFCEIKCLQMQDVFSERQKVWGLDYFLEVLYLLKIFPG; translated from the exons ATGGCCAGTTCAACAGACCTCTCGAGAATCAAAGAAAGTTCTGATACTGGGAAACAGCAGAACAGAGTGGTGACTGAAGAGGAATGGCTGCAGAAATGGGAAGCAAACAACATTGGATTTCATAATGAACAAGGACATCC GCTTTTAAAGAAGCATCTCGATCTTCTTCTTAATGGCAGGAGTGGACTCAGGATATTTTTTCCACTTTGTGGCAAAGCAGTAGAAAtgaaatg GTTAGCTGACATGGGACACAGTGTAATTGGTGTGGAATTCAGCGAGCAGGCACTGAAGGATTTCTTTGTAGAACAAAATCTTTCTTATTCTGAGGGATCAATCCCGGAGATTTCTAAAGCCAAAGTATTTAAG AGTACCTCTGGGAATATTTCTCTGTACTGCTGCAGTATCTATGATCTGTCCAG TAAAATTGCAGGCAAGTTTGATGGGATTTGGGACAGAGGAGCACTAGTGGCCATTAACCCATGTGACAGAGAACG CTATGCCAATTTGATGTTGTCTCTAATGGATAAAAATTGTTCCTATCTGCTGGCTACTGTTTCTTATGATCCAAATAAATATAAAG GCCCACCATTTTATGTTCCTGAACATGAAATTGAAAGTTTGTTTG GCAAATTCTGTGAAATTAAATGTCTTCAGATGCAAGATGTCTTTTCAGAAAGACAAAAAGTATGGGGACTAGATTATTTTCTAGAGGTATTATATCTACTAAAGATTTTTCCTGGATAA
- the NHLRC1 gene encoding E3 ubiquitin-protein ligase NHLRC1, producing the protein MSAKASEKMQITMELVNETEISLLECKVCFEKYSHQKKHRPRNLPCGHVICLDCVCSLAHPRNFRLECPFCRRVCKSSETSDCLPLLHLTEILRPATNIPSASGATAGASDEGIGSTSPGLTFSLSFGGWGTLINPTGISICQRSGCVVVAHDGKKRIKLFGLSGSCIQQFGERGNAGNDIKYPLDVTVTLDGHVVVTDSGDQSVKVFDFDGRGKLVIQGPFHLPWGLDTTPENKIILTDANAGALYHLTADFKKGELKKIQKTQSNLCNPREVAVSQLSGVIAVIEHLLARGPNYSSTRVKIFNADMTLIGQIDSFGLNLFFPSKIYVTAVTFDREGHIIVADVYNQIVLCLGKPEEFPVFKPIITQGLAYPVALTYTANNSLIVLDNGDHSVKIYTAS; encoded by the coding sequence ATGTCTGCCAAGGCTTCTGAGAAAATGCAGATCACGATGGAGCTGGTAAATGAAACTGAGATCAGTCTGCTTGAATGCAAGGTCTGTTTTGAAAAATATAGCCACCAAAAAAAACATCGTCCAAGGAACTTACCCTGTGGGCATGTTATATGCCTGGATTGTGTGTGTTCACTAGCACATCCAAGGAACTTTAGGCTGGAATGCCCTTTCTGTCGAAGAGTGTGCAAATCGTCTGAGACAAGTGACTGTTTACCATTGCTGCACCTAACTGAGATCTTAAGACCTGCAACTAATATTCCTTCTGCTTCAGGAGCAACAGCTGGGGCAAGTGATGAAGGAATTGGATCAACATCTCCAGGCTTAACGTTCAGCCTTTCTTTTGGAGGCTGGGGAACACTGATCAATCCGACTGGGATTTCTATATGTCAGAGATCTGGCTGTGTAGTAGTGGCACATGATGGCAAGAAAAGGATTAAGCTCTTTGGTTTGAGCGGAAGCTGTATACAGCAGTTTGGGGAACGAGGCAACGCAGGCAATGATATCAAATACCCACTTGATGTAACAGTCACACTGGATGGTCATGTCGTTGTCACAGACAGCGGGGATCAGTCTGTGAAAGTGTTTGACTTTGATGGAAGAGGCAAGCTAGTTATCCAAGGGCCTTTCCACTTACCATGGGGTTTGGATACCACCcctgaaaataaaattattctgaCTGATGCAAACGCAGGGGCCCTTTATCATTTGACAGctgattttaaaaaaggggaaCTAAAAAAGATTCAGAAGACCCAGTCAAACCTATGCAATCCAAGAGAGGTGGCAGTTTCTCAGCTGTCTGGGGTTATTGCTGTAATTGAGCACCTTCTGGCTAGAGGACCAAACTACAGCAGTACAAGGGTGAAGATTTTCAATGCTGACATGACGCTTATTGGCCAGATCGATAGCTTTGGTCTCAACctattttttccttccaaaatatATGTCACTGCTGTGACCTTTGACAGAGAGGGACATATCATAGTAGCAGATGTCTATAACCAGATTGTATTGTGCTTAGGGAAGCCTGAGGAGTTTCCGGTCTTTAAGCCCATAATTACCCAAGGGCTTGCTTACCCTGTAGCATTGACATACACAGCAAACAATTCTCTGATTGTCTTAGACAATGGTGACCATTCAGTAAAAATATATACCGCTAGCTGA